A genomic window from Streptomyces mirabilis includes:
- the zwf gene encoding glucose-6-phosphate dehydrogenase produces the protein MTKREAIPDGTPQDAAATPEGPGDTTVDPVGVKPVDVKAEAKSNGPVPVAEWENPLRDPRDRRLPRIAGPSGLVIFGVTGDLSRKKLMPAVYDLANRGLLPPGFSLVGFARRDWEDEDFAQIVHDSVKEHARTPFREEVWQQLAEGMRFIPGTFDDDTAFKQLRSAIEELDAARGTSGNYAFYLSVPPKFFPKVVQQLKKHGLASPPEGSWRRAVIEKPFGHDLESARELNALVHDVFDPEQVFRIDHYLGKETVQNILALRFANQMYEPIWNRSYVDHVQITMAEDIGIGGRAGYYDGIGSARDVIQNHLLQLMALTAMEEPIAFDAESLLTEKLKVLKSVKLPENLGEHTVRGQYAAAWQGGEKVRGYLQEEGIDPQSTTDTYAAVKLEVDNRRWAGVPFYLRTGKRLGRRVTEIAVVFQRAPHSPFDSTATEELGQNAIVIRVQPDEGMTVRFGSKVPGTSMEIRDVTMDFAYGESFTESSPEAYERLILDVLLGDANLFPRHQEVEESWKVLDPIEEYWETHGKPAQYPSGSWGPKEADEMLARDGRSWRRP, from the coding sequence ATGACCAAGCGTGAAGCGATTCCCGACGGTACCCCGCAGGATGCGGCCGCCACGCCGGAGGGACCTGGTGACACGACCGTGGACCCGGTCGGTGTGAAGCCGGTCGATGTGAAGGCCGAGGCCAAGAGCAACGGCCCCGTTCCGGTGGCGGAATGGGAGAACCCGCTGCGTGACCCCCGTGACCGCCGCCTCCCCCGTATCGCGGGCCCCTCGGGCCTCGTCATCTTCGGTGTCACCGGCGACCTGTCCCGCAAGAAGCTGATGCCGGCCGTCTACGACCTCGCCAACCGCGGTCTGCTGCCGCCGGGCTTCTCGCTCGTCGGGTTCGCCCGCCGCGACTGGGAGGACGAGGACTTCGCGCAGATCGTGCACGACTCGGTGAAGGAACACGCGCGCACCCCCTTCCGGGAGGAGGTCTGGCAGCAACTCGCCGAGGGCATGCGGTTCATCCCGGGCACCTTCGACGACGACACGGCGTTCAAGCAGCTGCGCTCCGCCATCGAGGAGCTGGACGCGGCCCGGGGCACCAGCGGCAACTACGCGTTCTACCTCTCCGTGCCCCCGAAGTTCTTCCCGAAGGTCGTCCAGCAGCTCAAGAAGCACGGGCTCGCCAGCCCGCCGGAGGGTTCCTGGCGGCGCGCGGTCATCGAGAAGCCTTTCGGCCACGACCTCGAGAGCGCGCGCGAGCTGAACGCGCTCGTGCACGACGTGTTCGACCCGGAGCAGGTCTTCCGCATCGACCACTACCTCGGCAAGGAGACCGTCCAGAACATCCTGGCGCTCCGCTTCGCCAACCAGATGTACGAGCCGATCTGGAACCGGTCGTACGTCGACCACGTGCAGATCACCATGGCCGAGGACATCGGCATCGGCGGCCGGGCCGGCTACTACGACGGCATCGGTTCGGCCCGTGACGTGATCCAGAACCACCTGCTCCAGCTGATGGCGCTGACCGCCATGGAGGAGCCGATCGCCTTCGACGCCGAGTCGCTGCTGACCGAGAAGCTCAAGGTCCTCAAGTCGGTGAAGCTGCCGGAGAACCTGGGCGAGCACACCGTGCGCGGCCAGTACGCGGCGGCCTGGCAGGGCGGCGAGAAGGTGCGCGGCTATCTGCAGGAGGAGGGCATCGACCCCCAGTCGACGACCGACACCTACGCGGCCGTCAAACTGGAGGTCGACAACCGCCGCTGGGCGGGCGTCCCCTTCTATCTGCGCACCGGCAAGCGCCTCGGCCGGCGGGTGACGGAGATCGCGGTCGTCTTCCAGCGCGCCCCGCACTCACCGTTCGACTCGACCGCCACCGAGGAGCTCGGCCAGAACGCGATCGTCATCCGTGTCCAGCCCGACGAGGGCATGACGGTGCGCTTCGGATCGAAGGTCCCGGGTACGTCGATGGAGATCCGGGACGTCACGATGGACTTCGCCTACGGCGAGTCGTTCACCGAGTCCAGCCCGGAGGCGTACGAACGGCTGATTCTGGATGTCCTGCTCGGCGATGCCAATCTCTTCCCCCGTCACCAGGAGGTGGAAGAGTCCTGGAAGGTCCTCGACCCGATCGAGGAGTACTGGGAGACCCATGGCAAGCCCGCGCAGTACCCCTCGGGCAGCTGGGGTCCGAAGGAAGCCGACGAGATGCTCGCACGAGACGGACGGAGCTGGCGCAGGCCATGA